A single window of Callithrix jacchus isolate 240 chromosome 6, calJac240_pri, whole genome shotgun sequence DNA harbors:
- the TMEM177 gene encoding transmembrane protein 177, with protein MAGPLSRAAAFVQRHRTGLLAGSCAGLFGVQISYHLFPDPVIQWLYQYWPQGQPALLPPQLQNLFEEVLQDMGIPSGHCYKSFTTFTFQPVSAGFPRLPAGAVVGIPASFLGNVVINNGHPVVIHGQSVDWQTPAGARLRAALTLSHEAQKFALAREVMYLESSTAALQALLAPAYLAGTCGLSVGAKYALGLYGSPMNLRAAFSLLVAVAGFVAYALSKDSLTHTLEAWLDRRTASISATYARGGVEFYEKVLSGNLALRSLLGKRGEELYTPSGNIIPRHWFRIKHLPYTTRRDSLLQMWRVMLSSGRS; from the coding sequence ATGGCAGGTCCTCTGTCGCGGGCCGCAGCATTTGTGCAGAGACACAGGACAGGCCTCCTGGCGGGTTCCTGTGCAGGCCTGTTTGGAGTTCAAATCTCATACCACCTCTTCCCGGATCCCGTGATCCAATGGCTCTACCAGTACTGGCCTCAGGGCCAGCCAGCCCTGCTCCCTCCACAGCTGCAGAACCTCTTCGAAGAGGTGCTACAGGACATGGGCATCCCTTCAGGCCATTGCTACAAGTCCTTCACCACCTTCACCTTCCAGCCTGTGAGTGCAGGCTTCCCAAGACTCCCTGCTGGGGCTGTGGTGGGCATCCCTGCCAGTTTCTTGGGGAATGTAGTGATCAACAATGGCCATCCCGTGGTCATACATGGGCAAAGTGTGGACTGGCAGACCCCAGCAGGCGCCCGGCTGAGAGCTGCCCTGACCTTGTCCCATGAAGCCCAGAAGTTCGCCTTGGCCAGAGAGGTGATGTACCTGGAAAGCAGTACCGCTGCCCTGCAGGCCCTGCTGGCGCCAGCTTACTTGGCAGGGACCTGTGGACTGAGTGTGGGTGCCAAGTATGCCCTGGGGCTCTATGGAAGCCCCATGAATTTACGGGCTGCCTTCAGCTTGCTGGTAGCAGTGGCAGGCTTTGTGGCCTATGCCTTGTCCAAGGACTCTCTCACCCACACCCTGGAAGCCTGGTTGGACCGCCGCACAGCCTCCATCTCTGCCACCTATGCCCGGGGTGGAGTGGAGTTCTATGAGAAGGTTCTGTCGGGCAACCTGGCCCTGCGCAGTCTCTTGGGCAAGCGTGGGGAGGAGCTATATACACCCAGCGGAAACATCATCCCCAGACACTGGTTCCGCATCAAACATTTACCCTATACCACCCGCCGGGACTCTTTGCTGCAAATGTGGAGGGTGATGCTCAGCTCAGGCCGCTCCTGA